A single region of the Saprospiraceae bacterium genome encodes:
- a CDS encoding alpha/beta hydrolase-fold protein: MIEMMGNNQSGQLTEEDLKIYYPKPTSAMKLQILSFLLFALLIPSATAQGGLGSTAIVSPEVADDNRVTFRLWAPKASSVKVSGDFGAEAAMQKGENGVWSVTIGPLDPEEYIYYYLLDSVRLLDPYNPRVKVGYVTTTTVSLLEVPAREPAFYDVQQVPHGEIRTHLYQSESNQVVRELTVYVPPGYDENPSKRYPVLYLLHGFANDHHSWHRYGRANDILDNLLARKAIDPFIVVMPLGYGGAHVNGDGTGLPPEGGGFRRDAGLYERDILEDIIPLIEKKYRTIADRKHRAIMGFSMGGGQAGRYGLGNLDMFSYIGIMSAGMGNGTDSEPLKSLAADPEKANEQIDLLWVACGKDDFAFEGAKTFSENLKQIGIKHSFHQTEGEHHWRVWRRYLRDVAPLLFK, encoded by the coding sequence ATGATAGAAATGATGGGTAACAACCAAAGCGGCCAGCTTACCGAAGAAGACCTGAAAATTTACTATCCAAAACCAACTTCTGCTATGAAATTGCAAATACTCTCCTTTTTATTATTCGCTTTACTAATCCCTTCCGCTACGGCTCAGGGAGGACTCGGCAGCACGGCCATCGTATCACCAGAAGTCGCTGATGACAATCGGGTAACCTTTCGCCTGTGGGCGCCCAAAGCTTCTTCCGTTAAGGTTTCCGGGGATTTCGGGGCCGAGGCAGCCATGCAGAAAGGCGAAAACGGGGTGTGGAGCGTCACGATCGGCCCACTGGATCCGGAGGAGTATATTTATTATTACCTGCTCGACAGCGTCAGGCTGCTCGATCCTTATAATCCGCGTGTAAAAGTGGGCTATGTGACCACTACTACCGTCAGTCTGCTAGAAGTGCCGGCTCGGGAACCCGCATTTTATGATGTGCAGCAGGTACCGCACGGAGAGATCCGTACCCACCTCTACCAATCGGAATCGAACCAGGTCGTCCGCGAACTGACCGTCTATGTACCTCCGGGATACGACGAAAATCCCAGTAAACGCTATCCGGTGCTCTATCTGCTCCACGGCTTTGCCAATGATCACCATTCCTGGCACCGCTACGGACGGGCCAATGATATTCTCGACAACCTGCTGGCCCGAAAAGCGATCGACCCCTTCATCGTAGTTATGCCTTTGGGCTATGGCGGGGCCCACGTCAACGGCGACGGCACCGGACTACCACCCGAAGGCGGCGGATTCCGCAGAGATGCCGGATTGTACGAGCGAGACATCCTGGAGGATATCATCCCCCTGATCGAAAAAAAGTACCGGACGATCGCCGACCGGAAACACCGGGCCATCATGGGGTTCTCTATGGGCGGCGGACAGGCGGGTCGCTACGGCCTGGGAAACCTCGATATGTTCAGCTACATCGGGATCATGAGCGCCGGTATGGGCAACGGGACGGACTCAGAACCGCTGAAAAGCCTGGCGGCCGATCCAGAAAAAGCGAATGAACAGATCGATTTGCTGTGGGTTGCCTGCGGCAAAGACGACTTTGCGTTCGAGGGAGCCAAAACATTTAGTGAAAACCTCAAGCAGATCGGCATCAAACACAGCTTCCACCAAACCGAAGGTGAACACCACTGGCGGGTGTGGCGGCGTTATCTGCGTGATGTGGCGCCTTTGCTGTTTAAGTAA